A genomic window from Cryobacterium sp. SO2 includes:
- the uxuA gene encoding mannonate dehydratase, giving the protein MTFRWFGEDDDKVTLAQVRQIPGVKGIVGALYDIPVGEVWPIDKIARLKDQVEAAGMTLEVIESVNIHDDIKIGLPSRDRYIENYQQTIRNLAGFGIKVICYNFMPIFDWVRTELARELPDGSTTMAYDQSIVDGIDPVSMAKSVAGDSNGYVMPGWEPERMAQLTDLFEKYRGVDEQKLSDNLRYFLERIIPVCQENDVKMALHPDDPPRSIFGLPRIVTNFADLKNVIEMVDSPYNALTLCTGSLGENPENDVPALIRYFAGRDRVPFAHVRNIKHLGDGNFEESAHLSEMGSLDLYEIMKAFHDVGFDGYVRPDHGRMIWGETGRPGYGLFDRALGITYLNGLWEAIDKGSRAIVHNEG; this is encoded by the coding sequence ATGACATTCCGCTGGTTCGGCGAAGACGACGACAAGGTCACCCTCGCCCAGGTCCGCCAGATCCCCGGTGTAAAGGGCATCGTGGGCGCGCTGTACGACATCCCGGTGGGCGAGGTTTGGCCGATCGACAAGATCGCCCGGCTGAAGGACCAGGTTGAGGCGGCCGGCATGACGCTCGAGGTGATCGAGAGCGTCAACATCCATGACGACATCAAGATCGGCCTGCCGAGCCGTGACCGGTACATCGAAAATTACCAGCAGACGATCCGCAACCTCGCCGGCTTCGGCATCAAGGTGATCTGCTACAACTTCATGCCGATCTTCGACTGGGTGCGCACCGAACTGGCCCGGGAGCTGCCCGACGGCTCGACCACCATGGCCTACGACCAGTCCATTGTTGACGGCATCGACCCGGTCAGCATGGCCAAATCGGTGGCGGGGGACTCCAACGGCTATGTGATGCCCGGCTGGGAGCCCGAGCGGATGGCGCAGCTGACCGACCTGTTCGAGAAGTACCGGGGCGTCGACGAGCAGAAGCTCTCCGACAACCTGCGCTACTTCCTCGAGCGCATCATCCCGGTGTGCCAGGAGAACGACGTGAAGATGGCGTTGCACCCGGACGACCCGCCCCGCAGCATCTTCGGCCTGCCCCGCATCGTGACGAACTTCGCCGACCTCAAGAACGTCATCGAGATGGTCGACAGCCCGTACAACGCACTGACGCTCTGCACGGGCAGCCTCGGCGAGAACCCGGAGAACGACGTTCCGGCCCTGATCCGTTACTTCGCCGGCCGCGACCGGGTGCCATTCGCCCACGTCCGCAACATCAAGCACCTCGGCGACGGCAACTTCGAGGAGTCCGCGCACCTCTCCGAGATGGGGTCCCTCGATCTGTACGAGATCATGAAGGCCTTCCATGATGTGGGCTTCGACGGCTATGTGCGCCCCGACCACGGCCGGATGATCTGGGGCGAGACGGGCCGGCCCGGCTACGGGCTCTTCGACCGTGCGCTCGGCATCACCTACCTGAACGGACTGTGGGAGGCCATCGACAAGGGCTCCCGGGCAATCGTTCATAATGAAGGGTGA
- a CDS encoding mannitol dehydrogenase family protein, with protein MLYLNDQSLTDLDAFAAAGIAVPAFDRVAVAARTTESPTWVHFGAGNLFRCFHASLQQDLLTAGLADTGIVVVDTWDDEVIETIFRDRDNLSLKVVMKANGDIERELIASVTESHYLAAENPEAGQRVRAIFANPSLQLVTVTITEKGYNLKNPDGELSALVLRDIADGPAHARHAMSHLAALLLERYEHGGQPIAMVSTDNFSHNGDTLAAAILLIASRWRTGGFVDDDFIVYLRDRSRVSFPWSMIDRITPSPSAAVASELEAAGFGDTGIHTTVKHTTTAPFVNTEEVHYLVIEDDFPNGRPPLEKAGVYFTDRDTVNRVERMKVCTCLNPLHTAMAVYGCLLGYTAISDETADAEIIGLVHQIGYVEGLPVVTNPGIIDPRTFLDQVVQERLPNPRIPDTPQRIAADTSQKVGIRFGETIKQYQLENRTGELRFIPLALAGWLRYILGVDDRGERFDLSPDPMTDYLQAAMAGITLGDPASIGEKLRPILANQGIFGVDLYAAGLGLAVEGYVAELLAGPGAVRNTLRRHLADAPQITSTSTSNSKVA; from the coding sequence ATGCTGTACCTCAACGATCAAAGCCTGACCGATCTGGATGCGTTCGCCGCAGCGGGAATCGCCGTTCCGGCCTTCGACCGCGTGGCCGTGGCCGCACGAACCACGGAGAGTCCCACCTGGGTCCACTTCGGAGCCGGCAACCTGTTCCGCTGCTTCCACGCGTCGTTGCAACAGGACCTGCTCACTGCCGGGCTGGCCGACACCGGAATCGTCGTCGTCGACACCTGGGACGACGAGGTCATCGAGACGATCTTCCGCGACCGGGACAATCTCTCGCTCAAGGTCGTGATGAAGGCCAACGGCGACATCGAGCGGGAACTGATCGCCAGCGTCACCGAGAGCCACTACCTCGCTGCAGAGAACCCGGAAGCCGGGCAACGCGTGCGGGCCATCTTCGCCAACCCGTCGCTGCAGCTGGTGACAGTCACGATCACGGAAAAGGGCTACAACCTTAAGAATCCCGACGGCGAGCTCTCCGCACTGGTGCTGCGCGACATCGCCGACGGCCCGGCCCACGCACGCCATGCCATGTCCCACCTCGCAGCCCTGCTGCTGGAGCGGTACGAGCACGGCGGCCAGCCGATCGCGATGGTCAGCACCGACAACTTCTCCCACAACGGCGACACGCTGGCCGCTGCGATCCTCCTGATCGCGTCGCGCTGGCGCACCGGCGGTTTCGTCGACGACGACTTCATCGTGTACCTGCGCGATCGCAGCCGGGTCTCCTTTCCGTGGAGCATGATCGACCGGATCACCCCGAGCCCCTCCGCAGCCGTCGCCAGCGAACTCGAGGCGGCCGGTTTCGGTGACACCGGCATCCACACGACCGTCAAGCACACGACCACGGCGCCTTTCGTCAACACGGAAGAGGTGCACTACCTGGTCATCGAGGACGACTTCCCCAACGGCCGGCCGCCGCTGGAGAAGGCCGGGGTGTATTTCACCGACCGGGACACCGTCAACCGGGTCGAACGGATGAAGGTCTGCACCTGCCTCAACCCGCTGCACACGGCCATGGCCGTGTACGGATGCCTGCTCGGCTACACCGCCATCTCCGACGAGACAGCCGATGCCGAGATCATCGGTCTTGTGCACCAGATCGGCTATGTCGAGGGACTGCCCGTGGTGACGAACCCCGGGATCATCGATCCGCGCACGTTCCTCGACCAGGTCGTGCAGGAACGCCTGCCCAACCCACGTATCCCCGACACCCCGCAGCGCATCGCCGCCGACACTTCGCAGAAGGTGGGCATCCGCTTCGGCGAGACCATCAAGCAGTACCAGCTGGAGAATCGCACCGGTGAACTCCGCTTCATTCCGCTCGCCCTCGCCGGCTGGCTGCGGTACATCCTCGGTGTTGACGACCGCGGCGAGCGGTTCGACCTCAGCCCCGACCCGATGACTGACTACCTGCAGGCCGCGATGGCCGGCATCACCCTCGGTGACCCGGCGAGCATCGGCGAGAAGCTGCGGCCGATCCTGGCCAACCAGGGCATCTTCGGCGTGGATCTCTACGCGGCCGGTCTGGGCCTCGCGGTCGAAGGCTACGTCGCCGAACTTCTCGCCGGCCCCGGGGCCGTACGCAACACCCTGCGCCGGCACCTGGCCGACGCTCCCCAGATCACCAGTACCTCCACCTCAAACTCGAAGGTCGCATAA